A window of Bactrocera dorsalis isolate Fly_Bdor chromosome 4, ASM2337382v1, whole genome shotgun sequence genomic DNA:
CATCTTCGCGTTCGAATGGCACAAGCCGATATTGTAGCGCGGCATGCTGTTTTGAACAACTCGGATGGTCTACAGCTAAATCGGCAACTTTTCGATCTCTTCCAACCAAAAAGCAACTTtgtctatgtatatgtaatgtaGGTAGCGCAGTTTCCCCTTTGAATGGGTATAAACGCCAACGACGTTTAGGTTTTCGCGCTTCTGGCGGTTCAGCGTATTTTACAACAACGCCATTTACTTTATTGGTATCTTCTAACAACGCTCCACTTAGACCAAAATTGGGTTTCTCTTTTTCCACAGGTTCCTCTTTTACTTGTGCTTCATCATTTTTATCATCAGCACGTTTACCTCCCCATTCATAGTTTTTACCGTCATCGTCCCGCAAGTTTCTGCGATTTGTACGCCCACGTCGGCCAGGTGAGTTTTGTTGTCTTGAGTGTTCTCTAGGTTCCCGTTTAAAACGTTCATTGCCTTGTGATCTATTTTGATATTTATCAGTACGTGGACTGCGACTTCGTCtaaatgaaaactttatttaatataatatgtcAAGAATGTTCATAAATTCTTAATATACCCTCTTCGTTCGTTCAATCGTTCATTTTGATGTCCACGATCATCTCTCCAACGTTCATCTCTGTTTCTATTTACATAACGTTCCCTGTTGTCATGTCTGTCCGGCAAACGCTCTCTTCCTGCGTACTCATTGCGAGTACGGTTTCCTCGGTCGTTACGATCTCCGTGTGATCGTACCGCATCACGTTGTGCGCTTCTTTCACGTTCTCTACTTCTCTGACGGTGGCGGCTTCTACTTCTGCTCCGTTGGCGATTTCGCCTCTCAGGACTGTCCCATTTGGAAACATGTGGTTCACCTCCACTACTTATTTCTTGACGTTCACGACTATGCGTGTGTCGACGTTGCCTACGTTCCGCCGGTTCGTCATCATTATGCACacgtttttgattatttttttcacgttttttagAATGCTTGCCTGTTTTACGCGTTGTAGAGTCTGATAAATCACTTGCCGACGGTGAACTGGAAGTAGTGCTACTTGAATTGTCTGTATCAGAATTCTTAGAtcgatttttcttgtttgaatGTTTTGAACTCTTTTGTTTACGATGTCGTGCTTCTGATTTGGAGTTACACGATTCATTGTCACTGCTATCGGATGACTCCTCATCTTGGGTACGTCTCTGCTTTCGAGACTTTTTCGATTTCGGCATTTTTTCTTAAGTTTACTTACAattgtagaaaaataataaaaatagttagcgcctttttttatcgaaattgaCAGCAATTTTATGCACTTCTCAAATGATAACAAATGCTGTCACCTTTGTTGTTATCTTGTCAAAGTACTGTCACTAGCGTAACACAGGGTggtcttaattaaaaaaaacttgtttatcataaaatttatttgtgaatAACAGAAGCACAGTATATTAAATGTTGCAGATTAACTTAATTATCTAATATGTATGTTGTTTgacaatttttcacaaatgtaACAAGTATGATCAAGCAAACTTTAAGTTACTAGCATTTAACAACTCTGTTTCATGATTCGCAGCTGTCAAGCTACAACTGCTGATATTGAAGACTGTCTTGCCATATTTACGTTAAATATTTACTACTAAAAAGATCCCCTTATCATACATTCAAAATGttgcataatttattattgCTGGAATTTGCTagcattaattatattttataagtatAAATGTATAATTTGATTGCCTTTTTCATAAAGATTTTTAACCAATTATAATCTATAAATTATTCATTTGTTTTAAGAATTTTGATGGATTAAGTTATTGCTTATCTGGCAACGTGGAAGTTGTCTTTCACGTTCAACTCGCGaggaaagtgaaaatttcaaagaacttACGAAAAACCCAAATTGATAGTAATTTTTATCaagaaattttacataattgTTTTAGGGGCTTATTAAGAATATATTTGTAATCTAATTGGAATGCGAGAGTAAAATTTGAGAGCGGTCGGTTAGATCTAGAAAGGTGCTGGATGTGATTGACAGATAGCAGGGCAAGGCAGGGGACAGACATTAGTAATAAAAGGTGAAGAAGATATTGTCAAAGACGGGCGACTTCGGGAAGTCAGAACTGGGCCGAATTGAAAGAAGCAGAT
This region includes:
- the LOC105232105 gene encoding uncharacterized protein LOC105232105; this encodes MPKSKKSRKQRRTQDEESSDSSDNESCNSKSEARHRKQKSSKHSNKKNRSKNSDTDNSSSTTSSSPSASDLSDSTTRKTGKHSKKREKNNQKRVHNDDEPAERRQRRHTHSRERQEISSGGEPHVSKWDSPERRNRQRSRSRSRHRQRSRERERSAQRDAVRSHGDRNDRGNRTRNEYAGRERLPDRHDNRERYVNRNRDERWRDDRGHQNERLNERRGRSRSPRTDKYQNRSQGNERFKREPREHSRQQNSPGRRGRTNRRNLRDDDGKNYEWGGKRADDKNDEAQVKEEPVEKEKPNFGLSGALLEDTNKVNGVVVKYAEPPEARKPKRRWRLYPFKGETALPTLHIHRQSCFLVGRDRKVADLAVDHPSCSKQHAALQYRLVPFEREDGTQGKRVRLYLIDLESANGTFLNNKKVEPRKYYELIEKDVIKFGFSTREYVLLHENSKEDQEDDDVFVKPEPEDVPDGPNP